The Crocinitomicaceae bacterium genome includes a region encoding these proteins:
- a CDS encoding tail fiber domain-containing protein, whose translation MKYGITITLLVMGSITASGQLKVHSDGTASVGTTASWSGYALRVNGGAGIMVTNGSSTLRLSSSSTDAIIGSSSNRVSLWTNGTIAYNDLYIEDLTEYSDSTYKTDIAPLQDGLSFVMELEPKSYYRINGLAEVEAQKSFGFLAQDVALVKPELVSYGVDSTMGINTTQIIPYLVLALQEQQVIIDSLFSRVNELEKCCEYDTGTKSAESNGDSSSHPTSVIVNSAELGQNRPNPFKESTVIPYKIPETTQSAQIIIYDMRGQQLEKFELIDFGSSSLIIEGGTFKAGMYIYALIVDGVFIESKQMILSK comes from the coding sequence ATGAAATACGGGATCACGATTACACTGCTCGTAATGGGTAGTATTACTGCTTCGGGGCAGCTAAAAGTTCATTCTGATGGCACCGCAAGTGTTGGAACTACGGCTTCATGGTCTGGATATGCTTTGCGCGTTAATGGAGGTGCCGGTATTATGGTTACAAATGGAAGTTCAACCTTGCGGCTAAGTTCGTCATCAACAGATGCGATTATTGGCAGCAGTTCAAATCGCGTATCACTGTGGACGAATGGAACCATAGCGTACAACGATCTTTACATTGAGGATTTGACTGAATATTCTGATAGTACCTATAAAACGGATATTGCGCCATTACAAGATGGCTTAAGTTTCGTCATGGAGCTCGAACCTAAAAGTTATTATCGTATCAATGGTCTGGCAGAGGTTGAGGCTCAAAAAAGTTTTGGATTTCTTGCGCAGGATGTTGCTTTGGTCAAACCAGAACTTGTAAGTTATGGAGTTGACAGCACAATGGGTATAAATACCACGCAAATAATACCGTACCTCGTCCTCGCTTTGCAAGAACAACAAGTAATTATTGATTCCTTGTTTTCGAGAGTCAATGAATTGGAAAAATGCTGTGAATATGACACAGGAACAAAAAGCGCGGAATCCAACGGTGATAGTAGCAGTCATCCAACAAGTGTTATAGTTAATTCTGCTGAATTAGGTCAAAACAGGCCAAACCCCTTCAAAGAATCCACAGTGATTCCTTATAAAATTCCAGAAACGACTCAAAGCGCGCAAATTATTATCTACGACATGCGCGGTCAACAACTTGAGAAATTTGAACTTATAGATTTTGGAAGCAGTTCACTTATCATCGAAGGAGGTACTTTTAAGGCCGGCATGTACATATATGCTTTGATTGTAGATGGAGTTTTTATTGAATCAAAACAGATGATTTTATCAAAGTGA
- a CDS encoding MCE family protein, whose protein sequence is MRVSKEFKVGLLVVLGLLLLFVGVNFLKGGVIFGKSREFYAVFNNSAGLKPSNEVKLSGFKIGQVEEVGLHPDNPTLILVKFSIEDDELQIPKSSEAWLATDLLGTASIDLRLDTNFMAVHDYYQDGDTIISNITMSIEDQIQEQLLPLKQKTEELIGSVEGIIVSVNAFWDTSAAYTIDESLYEVRDAIGTFSELANNLSLLISKETEVVGKILDDVHNITGNLADKSDQISNTIDNISAISDTLADSDIKSVILETKTTLTELNGVLYGELR, encoded by the coding sequence ATGAGGGTTTCAAAAGAATTTAAGGTAGGGCTCCTAGTGGTACTCGGACTTCTGCTTCTTTTTGTTGGCGTTAACTTTTTGAAAGGTGGCGTTATTTTTGGAAAAAGCCGTGAATTTTACGCTGTGTTCAATAACTCAGCCGGATTAAAACCGTCTAATGAAGTTAAGCTCAGCGGTTTTAAAATTGGTCAAGTTGAAGAAGTGGGTCTGCATCCTGATAATCCAACGCTCATTCTTGTTAAATTTTCTATTGAAGATGATGAGCTGCAAATTCCTAAATCATCTGAAGCTTGGTTGGCAACTGATCTGTTAGGAACCGCATCTATTGATTTAAGACTCGATACCAATTTCATGGCTGTGCATGATTATTACCAAGATGGTGATACCATAATTTCTAACATTACCATGTCTATTGAAGATCAAATTCAAGAACAACTTTTACCCCTGAAACAAAAAACAGAAGAGTTGATTGGCTCAGTTGAAGGAATCATCGTATCTGTCAATGCCTTCTGGGATACTAGTGCTGCTTATACTATTGATGAAAGTTTATACGAAGTGCGTGATGCTATTGGAACATTTAGTGAACTAGCAAATAATCTGAGTTTGCTCATTTCAAAAGAAACTGAAGTGGTTGGTAAAATTTTGGATGATGTACATAATATTACAGGCAACCTAGCTGATAAATCTGATCAGATTTCTAATACTATTGATAATATCTCTGCAATATCTGACACGCTTGCTGATTCTGATATTAAATCCGTAATTCTTGAAACCAAAACTACATTGACTGAACTGAATGGGGTTCTCTATGGTGAACTCCGGTGA
- a CDS encoding (Fe-S)-binding protein, which yields MSKVEVKTMAQMMAEGQTPDILFWVGCAGSFDDRAKKITKAIVKILNHCNIKFAVLGTEESCTGDPAKRAGNEFLFQMQAMMNIQVLNGYEIKKIVTACPHCFNTLKNEYPELGGHYEVVHHTQLLEDLFKQGKITIQGGGTFKGKKITFHDPCYLGRANEVYEAPREVLKKLDAELIEMKRCRERGLCCGAGGAQMFKESEKGNKEINVERTEDALETKSEFIATGCPFCNTMMTDGVKNFNKENEIKVLDIAEMIAQAADL from the coding sequence ATGAGTAAAGTTGAAGTAAAAACAATGGCACAAATGATGGCTGAAGGTCAGACACCCGATATTTTATTTTGGGTTGGTTGTGCCGGAAGTTTTGATGACAGAGCTAAAAAAATTACCAAAGCCATTGTGAAAATTCTGAACCATTGCAATATTAAATTTGCGGTGTTGGGCACTGAAGAATCTTGCACCGGAGATCCTGCCAAACGTGCGGGAAATGAGTTTTTATTTCAGATGCAGGCCATGATGAATATTCAAGTTTTGAATGGTTATGAAATTAAAAAAATTGTGACGGCATGTCCGCATTGTTTTAATACCTTGAAAAATGAATATCCTGAGTTGGGTGGGCATTATGAGGTAGTTCATCACACACAATTGCTTGAAGATTTATTCAAACAAGGTAAAATTACCATTCAAGGAGGAGGTACCTTCAAAGGGAAAAAAATAACTTTTCATGATCCTTGTTATTTGGGTCGCGCTAATGAGGTGTATGAAGCCCCTCGTGAAGTACTTAAAAAGTTAGACGCAGAATTGATTGAGATGAAACGTTGTCGTGAGCGAGGATTGTGTTGTGGAGCCGGCGGAGCTCAAATGTTCAAAGAATCTGAAAAAGGCAATAAAGAAATCAACGTGGAACGTACAGAAGATGCCTTGGAAACTAAATCAGAATTTATTGCAACAGGATGCCCATTTTGCAATACCATGATGACGGATGGTGTGAAAAATTTTAATAAAGAAAATGAGATCAAAGTGTTGGACATTGCTGAAATGATTGCCCAGGCTGCTGATTTGTAA
- a CDS encoding glycoside hydrolase family 16 protein translates to MMIRKKILFWLCFNALVSTAQTPPDLSDPTWEIWLEDDFNDNSLDLSKWYVYNQFDHFGANDVVFLDDNVSETGGNLVLTFKKENYTCTAPHNCVRQTQTGNSYTRTSGYIATKPDYDFKYGYIEARIKMSYDYGLHPAFWTWRGWTVVDGQNAAEIDIFEMNLGSQLGEHITTTNIHYEYNDPATPEDEHLPMPYVYEEVNIGNYNGVYRTFGLEWNPNQIIWYVDGLAIRTYAPHEVHDKVKLILDLAIEYGSEPNGTTPTTSEMYIDYVKIYQQNGQCNLAYNACDFDYYTYESTVKKGIVIGGPGCSSSLPVNANLYLNVVETVLINGEFTVPLGAVMTVQIEPDCYIISN, encoded by the coding sequence ATGATGATAAGAAAAAAAATTCTTTTTTGGTTGTGTTTCAATGCGCTTGTTTCAACTGCTCAAACGCCACCTGATTTATCTGACCCAACTTGGGAGATATGGCTTGAAGATGATTTTAACGATAACTCACTGGATTTATCTAAATGGTACGTGTATAATCAATTTGATCATTTTGGAGCCAACGATGTTGTGTTTCTTGATGACAATGTTTCAGAAACAGGAGGTAATCTGGTGTTGACATTCAAGAAGGAAAATTATACTTGTACTGCACCACACAATTGTGTAAGACAAACACAGACGGGTAACAGTTACACCAGAACGTCAGGGTATATTGCGACCAAGCCAGATTATGACTTTAAATATGGATATATTGAGGCAAGAATAAAAATGTCTTATGATTATGGTCTGCACCCGGCGTTTTGGACTTGGCGCGGTTGGACTGTAGTTGATGGGCAAAATGCCGCAGAAATAGATATTTTTGAAATGAATCTTGGTAGCCAATTAGGCGAGCATATTACAACCACAAATATTCATTATGAATATAACGACCCAGCTACCCCTGAAGATGAACATTTGCCAATGCCCTATGTCTATGAGGAAGTGAATATTGGAAATTATAATGGCGTCTATAGAACGTTTGGTTTAGAGTGGAATCCCAATCAGATCATTTGGTATGTGGACGGGCTTGCTATTAGAACTTATGCCCCACACGAGGTTCATGACAAGGTAAAGTTGATTCTTGATTTGGCGATCGAATACGGATCCGAACCGAATGGCACAACACCAACTACCTCCGAGATGTATATTGATTATGTTAAAATTTATCAGCAAAACGGACAATGCAACTTGGCTTATAACGCATGTGATTTTGATTATTATACCTATGAATCAACGGTTAAAAAGGGGATTGTGATTGGTGGACCCGGATGTTCAAGTAGTCTACCAGTCAACGCAAATCTTTACCTGAATGTGGTAGAAACGGTGTTGATTAATGGCGAATTCACCGTACCTTTAGGTGCAGTCATGACCGTGCAGATTGAGCCTGATTGTTACATTATTTCAAATTAA
- a CDS encoding helix-turn-helix transcriptional regulator: protein MTKTLGIKIRQLRELKGFSQEYMAHKRDISQKSYSKLERNETKIDWDRINEIAQIFEMDPVDLVNFDDTFIFNNCQNSGKAYIMNNFLPEKLIEQYEKRIQHLESEIEHLRAQLVFHTTPHS from the coding sequence ATGACTAAAACTTTGGGAATTAAAATTCGCCAGCTGCGTGAATTAAAGGGGTTTTCACAGGAGTATATGGCACACAAACGGGACATCTCGCAAAAGTCATATAGCAAGCTTGAAAGAAATGAAACAAAGATTGATTGGGACCGAATAAATGAAATTGCTCAAATATTCGAAATGGATCCTGTTGATTTAGTAAATTTTGATGATACTTTTATTTTTAACAACTGCCAAAATTCAGGCAAAGCATATATCATGAATAATTTTCTACCCGAGAAACTTATTGAGCAGTACGAAAAAAGGATACAACACCTAGAATCTGAAATCGAGCATCTCAGAGCTCAGCTTGTTTTTCATACCACCCCCCATTCTTAG
- a CDS encoding TonB-dependent receptor: MKTRIMLLIWASIIGVPVSSTAQTTLSGKIKNEIGEGVPGARIMIDQTYQYVVSTPDGTYEITDVALGIAIIEVRAFGYQLLRDTLQISGASMVHDFDLIPVEYFSEEVVVSTTRAGEKTPTTYTNLGVQKIEQQNFGQDMPYLFNLTPSTVVTSDAGAGVGYTGIRIRGVDPTRTNVTINGIPVNDSESHGTWWVNMPDFASSAESVQIQRGVGTSSNGAAAFGASINIKTNEVRKDPYAQISNSFGSFNTLKNTVQVGSGLLNNQFTVDARLSRISSDGYIDRASSNLQSFYLSSAWLGKKSILRATVFGGKEITYQAWNGTPEAVLEENTDSLTAHYYNNLGYLYLDQNDSINLFNAGRTYNYYTYENEVDHYQQTHYQLHFLQSINQKINFNLAGHYTRGFGYYEQFKRGETLTDYGLNPVIISTDTISTTDLIRRRWLDNHFYGAVFSLNYTNLKGIQITWGGAANQYLGKHFGEIIWAEYASNGEIRERYYESESNKTDLSSYLKFNYALKRFSFYADVQFRYIDYAFVGPAQVNGELLDTDQQVNYQFLNPKLGLMYDFNDRHSAYLSFAVANREPVRDDFVNSTPDSRPKHETLQDIELGYRFKARKTMMNLTGFYMNYQNQLILTGAINDVGAYARTNVDKSYRTGLELEAGYMILNNLSVSGNCTYSLNKIPSFTEYFDDYDNGGQASVTHTKTDIAFSPNLIAAVALEYLPIKSLRFTFTTKYVDKQYLDNTMNSDRSLDAYLVSNVELAYTWRLKLFEEIQLGVQLNNIFNELYENNGYTYSYLYGAKVYTENFYYPQAGFNWMSRLVIKF; the protein is encoded by the coding sequence ATGAAAACAAGAATCATGCTGTTGATCTGGGCGTCTATCATTGGCGTTCCGGTTTCAAGCACAGCACAAACCACCTTGAGTGGTAAAATCAAAAATGAAATAGGTGAAGGTGTGCCGGGCGCCAGAATTATGATTGATCAAACGTATCAGTATGTTGTTTCAACACCTGACGGCACTTATGAAATTACAGATGTAGCTTTAGGCATTGCCATTATTGAAGTGCGTGCGTTTGGATACCAGTTGCTGCGCGATACATTGCAAATCAGCGGTGCAAGTATGGTGCATGATTTTGACTTGATACCTGTTGAGTATTTTTCTGAAGAAGTTGTTGTTTCCACAACACGCGCAGGTGAAAAAACACCAACAACGTATACTAATCTTGGAGTACAAAAAATTGAACAACAAAATTTTGGTCAGGATATGCCTTATTTATTCAATCTCACGCCATCAACTGTTGTTACTTCAGATGCCGGTGCCGGGGTGGGTTATACCGGAATCAGAATACGTGGTGTTGATCCAACACGAACCAATGTGACCATTAATGGAATACCCGTGAACGATTCAGAATCACACGGTACGTGGTGGGTGAACATGCCTGACTTTGCATCATCTGCTGAGAGTGTTCAAATTCAACGTGGTGTTGGCACATCATCAAATGGTGCGGCGGCATTTGGTGCAAGTATCAATATTAAAACTAACGAGGTGAGAAAGGATCCGTATGCGCAAATATCAAATTCATTTGGATCATTCAATACACTTAAAAACACAGTACAAGTAGGTTCAGGTTTATTGAATAATCAGTTCACAGTAGATGCCCGATTGTCTAGAATTTCATCTGATGGATATATTGATAGAGCAAGTTCAAACCTGCAGTCTTTTTATCTTTCATCTGCGTGGTTAGGAAAAAAATCTATTCTACGTGCAACAGTTTTTGGCGGAAAAGAAATTACGTATCAGGCATGGAACGGAACACCTGAAGCAGTATTAGAAGAAAATACCGATTCTCTAACCGCTCATTATTACAATAATTTAGGATACTTATATCTTGATCAGAATGATAGTATAAATCTTTTCAATGCCGGCCGCACATACAATTATTATACTTACGAAAATGAAGTAGATCATTATCAGCAAACGCATTATCAATTACATTTTCTGCAAAGCATTAACCAAAAAATTAATTTCAATTTAGCAGGTCATTATACAAGAGGGTTTGGTTACTATGAGCAATTTAAGCGTGGTGAAACCTTGACTGATTATGGTTTGAATCCTGTTATCATTTCAACTGATACAATTTCAACTACTGATTTAATCAGACGACGCTGGTTGGATAATCATTTTTATGGCGCTGTTTTTTCTTTGAATTATACTAACCTGAAAGGTATCCAAATTACCTGGGGAGGAGCAGCAAATCAATATCTTGGAAAACATTTTGGAGAAATTATTTGGGCTGAATATGCCAGCAATGGTGAAATTCGTGAGCGCTATTATGAAAGTGAGTCAAACAAAACAGATCTCAGTTCTTATTTAAAATTCAACTATGCATTAAAGCGGTTTTCATTTTATGCAGATGTCCAATTTCGTTATATTGATTATGCATTTGTTGGTCCGGCGCAAGTGAATGGTGAATTGTTAGATACAGATCAGCAGGTGAATTATCAATTTCTGAATCCAAAACTGGGTTTGATGTATGATTTCAATGATCGTCATTCAGCTTATCTTTCATTTGCAGTAGCTAATCGTGAACCCGTGCGGGATGATTTTGTGAATAGCACACCTGATTCTAGACCAAAGCATGAAACCTTGCAGGATATTGAACTGGGCTATCGTTTCAAAGCAAGAAAAACCATGATGAATTTGACCGGGTTTTACATGAATTATCAAAACCAATTGATATTAACAGGAGCCATCAATGACGTAGGCGCTTATGCCCGTACCAATGTAGATAAAAGTTATAGAACCGGCCTAGAATTAGAAGCAGGATACATGATTTTAAATAATCTCAGCGTGTCAGGAAATTGTACTTACAGTTTAAATAAAATTCCATCATTCACTGAGTATTTTGATGACTATGACAACGGTGGTCAGGCAAGCGTTACACATACAAAAACAGATATTGCATTTTCACCCAACTTAATTGCTGCTGTTGCGCTGGAATATCTTCCAATAAAAAGCTTGCGATTTACCTTCACCACCAAATACGTTGATAAACAATATTTAGATAATACCATGAATTCTGATCGGTCATTAGATGCTTATCTGGTGTCAAATGTTGAACTTGCTTATACCTGGCGTTTAAAATTATTTGAAGAAATTCAGTTAGGTGTTCAACTGAATAATATTTTTAATGAATTATATGAAAACAATGGATATACGTACAGCTATTTATACGGTGCCAAGGTGTATACTGAGAACTTTTATTACCCGCAAGCCGGTTTTAACTGGATGTCAAGACTTGTTATAAAATTTTAG
- a CDS encoding DUF559 domain-containing protein, translating to MSSNNFNYYNPRLREYAREHRNESVSLAEKFLWKALLSRGRSGVKFKRQRPIDKFIVDFFSAELQLIIEIDGTSHVAKSEYDNYRQQKIESLGYAILRFHEGEVLNQFDHVHDRIIHAVSVLKNR from the coding sequence ATGTCATCAAACAACTTCAATTATTACAACCCACGTCTTCGTGAATATGCAAGAGAACATAGAAATGAGTCCGTCTCTTTAGCGGAAAAGTTCTTATGGAAAGCCTTGCTCTCGCGAGGGAGATCAGGAGTAAAGTTTAAGAGACAAAGACCTATAGATAAATTCATCGTAGATTTTTTTTCAGCAGAATTGCAACTAATTATAGAAATTGATGGAACTTCTCATGTCGCTAAGTCCGAATATGACAATTACCGTCAGCAAAAAATAGAATCACTTGGTTATGCTATTTTGCGTTTTCATGAAGGAGAGGTACTGAATCAGTTTGATCATGTACATGACAGGATAATTCATGCTGTATCTGTTTTGAAGAACCGGTAG
- a CDS encoding ATP-binding cassette domain-containing protein: MIQVSNLSLAYGKKVLFEDVNLKFAPGNCYGVIGANGAGKSTFLKILTGEIEGNTGQIILEPGKRMAVLKQNHHEFDEYSVLNAVLMGHNALWKIISEKDAIYAKPDFSEADGLRASELEAEFAEMDGWNAETDAATLLSNLGIKEDTHYTLMKDIPSDQKVRVLLAQALFGNPDILVLDEPTNDLDIKTISWLEDFLLDFKNTVIVVSHDRHFLDTVCTHICDIDFGKINFFTGNYSFWYQSSQLVLKQQGDKNKKLEEKRKELQEFIARFSANASKSKQATSRRKLLEKMQVEELKPSSRKYPGIIYEQEREAGDQILHIEKLSKSLDGETLFKDFYLNVSKGDKIAFISKNSLSITNLFQVLMNEKQADSGTFHYGTTIKPTYLPNDNAAYFSSDLTMVEWLRQYAVTDEEKEEVYLRGFLGRMLFSGEEALKKVRVLSGGEKVRCMISRMMFGKGNLLILDEPTNHLDLESITAFNNALIKFPGTILFTSHDHEFVQTVANRIVELTPTGFLDKLMTYDDYLADEKIQMQADEMYAS, translated from the coding sequence ATGATTCAGGTTAGTAATCTTTCTCTCGCGTACGGTAAAAAAGTTTTATTTGAGGATGTCAATCTCAAATTTGCACCCGGCAATTGCTACGGCGTTATTGGTGCCAATGGTGCCGGTAAATCAACTTTTCTGAAAATATTAACCGGTGAAATTGAAGGTAACACCGGGCAAATCATTCTTGAACCCGGCAAGCGAATGGCGGTGCTCAAACAGAATCACCATGAGTTTGATGAATATTCAGTGCTTAATGCCGTACTCATGGGGCACAACGCCTTGTGGAAAATTATCAGTGAAAAAGATGCAATCTACGCTAAACCGGATTTCAGTGAGGCAGATGGGTTACGTGCTTCTGAGCTAGAAGCGGAATTTGCTGAAATGGATGGATGGAACGCCGAAACTGACGCTGCAACACTGCTGAGTAACCTGGGTATTAAAGAAGACACCCATTATACCCTGATGAAGGATATTCCCTCAGATCAAAAAGTGCGTGTGCTTTTGGCGCAGGCATTGTTCGGAAATCCCGATATTCTTGTTTTAGATGAACCTACCAATGACCTTGACATTAAAACAATTTCTTGGCTTGAAGATTTTCTACTTGATTTTAAAAATACAGTAATCGTTGTATCGCACGACAGACACTTCCTTGACACCGTGTGTACTCATATTTGCGATATTGATTTTGGTAAAATTAATTTTTTCACCGGCAATTATTCTTTTTGGTATCAGTCATCTCAATTGGTATTAAAACAACAAGGTGATAAAAATAAAAAATTAGAAGAGAAAAGAAAAGAGTTGCAAGAGTTTATCGCTCGCTTCAGTGCCAACGCTTCTAAATCAAAACAGGCAACCAGCAGACGAAAGTTGCTTGAAAAAATGCAGGTAGAAGAGCTGAAACCTTCCAGCAGAAAATATCCCGGAATCATTTATGAACAAGAACGTGAAGCGGGTGACCAGATTTTACACATTGAAAAACTTTCAAAATCATTAGACGGTGAAACGCTCTTCAAAGATTTTTATCTCAATGTTTCCAAAGGAGATAAAATAGCTTTCATTTCTAAAAATAGCTTGTCTATTACAAATTTGTTTCAGGTTTTAATGAATGAGAAGCAAGCTGACAGTGGTACTTTTCATTATGGTACTACTATAAAACCAACTTATTTACCCAATGATAACGCTGCTTACTTCAGCAGTGATTTAACCATGGTTGAATGGCTGCGCCAATACGCTGTAACTGACGAGGAAAAAGAAGAAGTGTATCTCCGTGGATTTTTAGGGAGAATGCTCTTCTCAGGTGAAGAAGCCCTCAAAAAAGTGCGTGTATTATCAGGTGGTGAAAAAGTTCGATGCATGATTTCTCGTATGATGTTTGGAAAAGGGAACCTGCTTATTTTAGATGAACCTACCAATCACCTGGATCTGGAATCAATAACGGCATTCAATAATGCGCTCATTAAATTCCCGGGCACTATTCTATTTACTTCACATGACCATGAATTTGTTCAAACAGTGGCTAACCGCATCGTTGAATTAACTCCAACAGGTTTCCTTGACAAACTCATGACCTATGACGATTACCTGGCTGATGAAAAAATTCAAATGCAGGCTGATGAGATGTATGCATCATGA
- a CDS encoding pyridoxal-phosphate dependent enzyme yields the protein MNAETTRWQELKIPSPLQKIDSPVFVEQDISVFVKRDDMIHAEVSGNKWRKLKYNIEKFKAGNYHALLTFGGAYSNHIAATAAFGNMAGVPTIGVIRGDELHAQSNDTLRAASENKMQFHFVTRQAYQKRYDANFHAQLKAIFGNVYIVPEGGANNAGAEGCSEIMHEIPFTPDYVYTAAGTGTTAAGLLVGSLNGCIINTVSALKGGEFLSHDIQRRIQSMSIEFPEANLRLKDLRLITDMHFGGYGKHNATLLANMKSFTDAHGIPLDQVYTGKMVSAFLRDLHDGFFKKNSRIVLLHTGGLQGAIPY from the coding sequence GTGAACGCAGAAACAACAAGATGGCAGGAATTAAAAATTCCTTCTCCACTGCAAAAAATAGATTCACCTGTTTTTGTTGAGCAAGATATTTCAGTTTTTGTAAAACGAGATGACATGATTCACGCTGAAGTATCCGGCAATAAATGGAGAAAATTAAAATACAATATTGAAAAATTCAAGGCAGGTAATTATCATGCATTACTTACTTTCGGGGGCGCTTATTCCAATCACATTGCCGCAACAGCAGCCTTTGGTAACATGGCAGGTGTACCAACAATTGGGGTTATCCGAGGTGATGAATTACACGCACAAAGCAACGATACACTTCGTGCTGCTTCAGAAAATAAGATGCAATTTCACTTTGTTACCCGACAAGCATATCAAAAAAGATACGATGCAAATTTTCATGCACAGCTCAAAGCTATTTTTGGCAACGTGTATATTGTTCCTGAAGGTGGTGCAAACAACGCCGGTGCTGAGGGCTGTTCTGAAATAATGCATGAAATACCTTTCACACCGGATTATGTATACACCGCAGCGGGTACAGGCACAACTGCCGCGGGTTTACTTGTGGGTTCACTGAACGGTTGCATCATCAATACTGTGTCTGCACTGAAGGGGGGTGAATTTCTATCTCATGATATTCAGCGAAGAATTCAATCTATGTCTATTGAATTTCCTGAAGCAAACTTAAGATTGAAGGATTTGAGGTTGATCACAGATATGCATTTTGGAGGATACGGAAAGCACAATGCCACGTTGCTTGCCAATATGAAATCATTTACTGATGCTCACGGTATTCCACTTGATCAGGTTTATACCGGCAAAATGGTCAGCGCATTTTTACGTGATTTACATGACGGATTTTTCAAAAAGAATAGCCGCATTGTATTATTACACACCGGCGGATTACAAGGGGCTATTCCCTATTGA
- a CDS encoding DUF4878 domain-containing protein yields the protein MKLRTLLVGAVAGLLLTACGGGATPKDVTESFIKALNGGKCDEAKGMAVETAAENVQAAIDAGCASSPTEIISTDCTESGETANCTCTEKRDGMEMKFKYDLKKVDGAWKVANYAKDLGMEM from the coding sequence ATGAAATTGAGAACTTTATTAGTAGGAGCAGTTGCAGGATTGTTGCTGACTGCTTGCGGTGGAGGAGCCACTCCAAAAGACGTTACAGAATCATTCATTAAAGCTTTGAACGGCGGTAAATGCGACGAAGCTAAAGGAATGGCTGTTGAAACTGCTGCTGAAAATGTACAAGCTGCTATTGATGCAGGATGTGCAAGTTCACCAACTGAAATCATTTCTACAGATTGTACAGAGTCAGGTGAAACTGCAAATTGTACTTGTACTGAAAAAAGAGATGGTATGGAAATGAAATTCAAATACGATCTTAAAAAAGTTGATGGCGCTTGGAAAGTTGCTAACTACGCAAAAGATCTAGGAATGGAAATGTAA
- a CDS encoding phosphoheptose isomerase yields the protein MKKKLDDNKLIEKTVDGAKVSPRLPEHVKNYLIDIDGTIGDDIPNEEPERMVTAKAYPDALRICNKWFDEGHIITFFTSRTEEHRKVTEEWLAKHGFKYHGMLMGKPRGGNYHWIDNHIVRATRFEGKFTDLIEIDSKIQVFKK from the coding sequence ATGAAAAAAAAACTTGACGATAATAAACTGATTGAAAAAACAGTTGATGGCGCAAAGGTTTCGCCCCGCTTGCCTGAGCATGTAAAAAACTACTTGATTGATATTGACGGAACAATTGGAGATGATATTCCGAATGAAGAACCGGAGCGTATGGTGACTGCAAAGGCATATCCTGATGCTTTGCGAATTTGCAATAAATGGTTTGATGAGGGGCATATCATAACGTTTTTCACATCACGAACTGAAGAGCATAGAAAAGTAACTGAAGAATGGTTAGCGAAACATGGGTTTAAATATCATGGAATGCTAATGGGTAAACCACGCGGAGGAAATTATCATTGGATTGATAACCATATTGTGAGAGCCACCAGATTTGAAGGAAAATTTACAGATCTCATTGAAATAGATTCTAAAATTCAGGTATTTAAAAAATAG